In the genome of Pseudorasbora parva isolate DD20220531a chromosome 10, ASM2467924v1, whole genome shotgun sequence, one region contains:
- the serpina10b gene encoding protein Z-dependent protease inhibitor, giving the protein MELKVLFTLIYSSGFLCILKSQEPKTPDVTDLAFKNIDFAMNLYRKISSYHDKNVFFSPLSVSTSFATLLLAAKGSTRSQIMKGLNLDSLDGNGDALLVPKLFEQLQKNISQDGKLQMEQGTALFVDERFQVESLFSDQIKTFFGADVNNVDFSKAEQSKSIVNEYVSRKTGNKVSGMVQSIEPLTKMMLLNTIFYQGEWDHPFDPNSTEMSRFYVNKYNIVQVPMMFKEDKFLTAEDSELRARVLRLPYRGGSALLIVLPDAAADYTAIDDEISAERFFGWIKNMKRTRLEVHLPKFKMDQSYNMHEILPHLGIDSVFLDSANLTGLTKEGHLKISQVLHKAVIEVDEKGTTAASATSVGITAYSLPATFIINRPFFFFLYHEATSSLLFMGRVIDPTKN; this is encoded by the exons ATGGAGTTAAAGGTGCTGTTCACCCTCATTTATTCGTCTGGCTTTCTGTGCATTCTCAAAAGTCAAGAGCCCAAAACTCCTGATGTCACTGATCTGGCCTTCAAAAATATCGACTTTGCCATGAACCTCTATCGCAAGATTTCAAGTTATCATGACAAAAACGTCTTCTTCTCACCACTGAGTGTGTCCACGTCTTTTGCCACGCTTTTACTGGCTGCCAAGGGCTCGACACGCAGTCAGATCATGAAGGGCCTGAATTTGGACTCTCTAGATGGAAATGGAGACGCTTTGCTCGTCCCAAAGCTCTTTGAGCAGCTTCAGAAGAACATCTCGCAGGACGGAAAACTGCAGATGGAGCAGGGAACTGCACTCTTCGTAGACGAGCGATTTCAAGTCGAAAGCCTTTTCAGCGATCAGATCAAGACGTTCTTTGGTGCTGATGTGAACAATGTGGATTTCAGCAAGGCTGAGCAAAGCAAGAGCATCGTCAATGAGTACGTGAGCAGAAAGACTGGCAATAAAGTCAGTGGAATGGTGCAGAGTATCGAGCCACTGACCAAGATGATGCTCCTCAACACCATTTTCTATCAGG GCGAGTGGGATCATCCGTTCGACCCCAACAGCACTGAAATGAGTCGCTTTTATGTCAACAAGTACAACATTGTTCAAGTCCCCATGATGTTTAAGGAGGATAAATTCTTGACGGCTGAAGACAGTGAGCTGCGCGCTCGAGTGCTGCGCCTGCCGTACCGCGGTGGATCGGCGCTGCTCATCGTCCTGCCCGACGCCGCTGCCGATTATACCGCCATAGATGACGAGATCAGCGCCGAGCGATTCTTCGGCTGGATCAAAAACATGAAACGAAC gagaCTGGAGGTTCATCTGCCCAAGTTCAAGATGGACCAGTCTTACAACATGCATGAAATTCTGCCGCATCTGGGCATCGACAGTGTGTTCCTCGATTCAGCCAACCTGACGGGTTTAACCAAAGAAGGCCATCTGAAAATCTCACAG gtgctgcataaAGCCGTCATCGAGGTAGATGAGAAAGGCACGACCGCGGCCTCCGCCACATCTGTGGGAATCACGGCTTATTCTCTGCCTGCCACGTTCATCATCAACAGGCCGTTCTTCTTCTTCCTGTACCATGAAGCCACTTCTAGCCTGTTGTTTATGGGGAGAGTGATCGACCCCACGAAGAACTGA